From one Gracilinanus agilis isolate LMUSP501 chromosome 5, AgileGrace, whole genome shotgun sequence genomic stretch:
- the ATG101 gene encoding autophagy-related protein 101 isoform X1: MVESSGSTPQVSGWFRPKRASQPPARLGAARGRGMNCRAEVLEVSVEGRQVEEALLAVLHTVLLHRSTGKFHYKKEGTYSIGTVGTQDIDCDFIDFTYVRVSSEELDRALRKVVGEFKDALRNSGGDGLGQMSLEFYQKKKSRWPFSDECIPWEVWTVKVHVVALATEQERQICREKVGEKLCEKVINIVEVMNRHEYLPKMPTQSEVDNVFDTGLRDVQPYLYKISFQITDALGTSVTTTMRRLIKDTLAL, translated from the exons ATGGTAGAGTCCTCAGGCTCCACCCCCCAGGTCAGTGGATGGTTTCGGCCGAAGCG AGCCAGCCAGCCCCCCGCCAGGTTGGGAGCAGCCAGAGGCCGGGGGATGAACTGCCGGGCCGAGGTCCTGGAGGTGTCCGTGGAGGGGCGGCAGGTGGAAGAGGCCCTGTTGGCCGTGCTGCACACAGTGCTCCTGCACCGAAGCACTGGCAAGTTCCACTACAAGAAGGAGGGCACCTATTCCATTGGCACTGTGGGCACCCAGGACATCGACTGTGACTTTATTGACTTCACCTACGTGCGGGTCTCTTCAGAGGAGCTGGACCGGGCCCTGCGCAAGGTTGTTGGGGAGTTCAAG GATGCCCTTCGAAACTCTGGAGGCGACGGCCTAGGGCAGATGTCCTTGGAGTTCTACCAGAAGAAGAAGTCCCGGTGGCCCTTCTCTGACGAGTGCATCCCGTGGGAGGTGTGGACGGTCAAGGTCCACGTGGTGGCCTTGGCCACGGAGCAGGAGCGGCAGATCTGCCGAGAGAAGGTAGGGGAGAAGCTGTGCGAGAAGGTGATCAACATCGTGGAGGTGATGAACCGGCACGAGTACCTGCCCAAGATGCCCACGCAGTCAGAGGTGGACAACGTCTTTGACACGGGCCTTCGAGACGTGCAGCCCTACCTCTACAAGATCTCCTTCCAGATCACGGACGCCCTGGGCACCTCAGTCACCACCACCATGCGGAGGCTCATCAAGGACACGCTGGCCCTTTAG
- the ATG101 gene encoding autophagy-related protein 101 isoform X2 — MNCRAEVLEVSVEGRQVEEALLAVLHTVLLHRSTGKFHYKKEGTYSIGTVGTQDIDCDFIDFTYVRVSSEELDRALRKVVGEFKDALRNSGGDGLGQMSLEFYQKKKSRWPFSDECIPWEVWTVKVHVVALATEQERQICREKVGEKLCEKVINIVEVMNRHEYLPKMPTQSEVDNVFDTGLRDVQPYLYKISFQITDALGTSVTTTMRRLIKDTLAL; from the exons ATGAACTGCCGGGCCGAGGTCCTGGAGGTGTCCGTGGAGGGGCGGCAGGTGGAAGAGGCCCTGTTGGCCGTGCTGCACACAGTGCTCCTGCACCGAAGCACTGGCAAGTTCCACTACAAGAAGGAGGGCACCTATTCCATTGGCACTGTGGGCACCCAGGACATCGACTGTGACTTTATTGACTTCACCTACGTGCGGGTCTCTTCAGAGGAGCTGGACCGGGCCCTGCGCAAGGTTGTTGGGGAGTTCAAG GATGCCCTTCGAAACTCTGGAGGCGACGGCCTAGGGCAGATGTCCTTGGAGTTCTACCAGAAGAAGAAGTCCCGGTGGCCCTTCTCTGACGAGTGCATCCCGTGGGAGGTGTGGACGGTCAAGGTCCACGTGGTGGCCTTGGCCACGGAGCAGGAGCGGCAGATCTGCCGAGAGAAGGTAGGGGAGAAGCTGTGCGAGAAGGTGATCAACATCGTGGAGGTGATGAACCGGCACGAGTACCTGCCCAAGATGCCCACGCAGTCAGAGGTGGACAACGTCTTTGACACGGGCCTTCGAGACGTGCAGCCCTACCTCTACAAGATCTCCTTCCAGATCACGGACGCCCTGGGCACCTCAGTCACCACCACCATGCGGAGGCTCATCAAGGACACGCTGGCCCTTTAG
- the NR4A1 gene encoding nuclear receptor subfamily 4 group A member 1, translating to MPCIPAQYGTSAPSPGPRDHFAGEPLIQSRIAMDLVGPEVSPTAPTALPSFSTFMDSYSGEFDTFLYQLPPGAPQPASSSSSSSSSSSSTSSSSATSPASSSFKFEDFQIYGCYPGSFSNQLEETLSSSGSDYYGSPCSAPSPSTPGFQPPQLSAWEGSSFGPFSPNQTYEGLRAWTEQLPKGRPQPPAFFSFSPSAAPSPTLAPNPLKLLPPQPAHRLGDGEAYGQPVFSALAPGSPHLDGPLSPAKARGGGPGGPEGRCAVCGDNASCQHYGVRTCEGCKGFFKRTVQKNAKYVCLANKDCPVDKRRRNRCQFCRFQKCLAVGMVKEVVRTDSLKGRRGRLPSKPKQSPDSSPVNLLTSLVRAHIDSVPSTAKLDYSKFQELALPQFGKEDPGDVQQFYDLLSGSMDVIRKWAEKIPGFSELPPADQDLLLESAFLELFILRLAYRSKPGEGKLIFCTGLVLHRLQCVRGFGDWIDSILAFSRSLHSMVIDVPAFSCLAALVIITDRHGLQEPRRVEELQNRIAGCLKEHVSSSPSGEPQPPSCLSRLLGKLPELRTLCTQGLQRIFYLKLEDLVPPPAIVEKIFMDTLPF from the exons CCAGTATGGGACATCAGCTCCGAGCCCAGGACCTCGTGACCACTTCGCAGGGGAGCCCCTGATCCAGAGCAGGATTGCCATGGACCTGGTTGGCCCGGAGGTGTCCCCCACAGCCCCCACGGCGCTGCCCAGCTTCAGCACCTTCATGGATAGCTACAGTGGCGAGTTTGACACCTTCCTGTACCAGCTGCCACCCGGGGCCCCTCAGCCCGCGTCCTCGTCCTCGTCTTCGTCCTCCTCGTCTTCGTCCACGTCCTCATCGTCGGCCACGTCCCCAGCCTCGTCCTCCTTCAAGTTCGAGGACTTTCAGATCTACGGCTGCTACCCCGGCTCCTTCAGCAACCAGCTGGAGGAGACCCTGTCGTCCAGCGGCTCCGACTACTACGGCAGCCCCTGCTCCGCCCCGTCTCCATCCACCCCCGGCTTCCAGCCCCCACAGCTATCCGCCTGGGAGGGGAGCTCCTTCGGCCCCTTCTCCCCAAACCAGACTTACGAAGGCCTCCGCGCATGGACGGAGCAGCTGCCCAAGGGCCGCCCCCAGCCCCCCGCCTTCTTTTCCTTCAGCCCTTCAGCAGCCCCGAGCCCCACGCTGGCCCCCAACCCCCTGAAGCTGCTCCCGCCACAGCCCGCTCACCGGCTGGGGGACGGGGAGGCCTATGGACAGCCGGTCTTTTCTGCCCTGGCCCCCGGCTCCCCGCACCTGGACGGACCCTTGTCCCCAGCCAAGGCTCGGGGAGGGGGCCCGGGGGGCCCTGAAGGCCGCTGTGCCGTCTGTGGGGATAATGCCTCGTGCCAGCACTACGGGGTCCGAACCTGTGAGGGCTGCAAGGGCTTCTTCAAG CGGACGGTGCAGAAAAACGCCAAGTACGTGTGCCTGGCCAACAAGGACTGCCCCGTGGACAAGAGGCGGAGGAACCGCTGCCAGTTCTGCCGTTTCCAGAAGTGTCTGGCTGTGGGCATGGTGAAGGAAG TGGTCCGAACGGACAGCCTGAAGGGCCGCCGGGGGCGCCTCCCCTCCAAACCCAAGCAGTCTCCGGACTCCTCTCCCGTGAACCTCCTCACGTCCCTGGTCCGGGCGCACATCGACTCTGTGCCCAGCACTGCCAAGCTGGACTACTCCAAG TTTCAGGAGCTAGCGTTGCCCCAGTTTGGGAAGGAGGACCCCGGAGATGTGCAGCAGTTTTACGACCTGCTGTCGGGCTCCATGGACGTGATCCGCAAGTGGGCTGAGAAGATCCCAGGCTTTTCGGAGCTGCCTCCTGCGGACCAGGACCTGCTGCTGGAGTCGGCCTTCTTGGAGCTCTTCATCCTCCGACTGGCCTACAG GTCtaagcctggagaagggaagctGATCTTCTGCACGGGGCTGGTCCTTCATCGGCTGCAGTGCGTGCGGGGCTTCGGGGACTGGATCGACAGCATCCTGGCCTTCTCTCGGTCCCTGCACAGCATGGTCATCGACGTCCCAGCCTTCTCCTGCCTGGCCGCCCTTGTCATCATCACCG ACCGCCATGGGCTGCAGGAGCCTCGGAGGGTGGAAGAGCTCCAGAACCGGATCGCGGGCTGTCTGAAGGAGCATGTGTCGTCCTCCCCGTCTGGGGAGCCCCAGCCCCCCAGCTGCCTGTCTCGCCTGCTGGGCAAGCTGCCCGAGCTCCGCACCCTGTGTACCCAGGGGCTGCAGCGAATCTTCTACCTCAAACTGGAGGACCTGGTGCCACCCCCTGCCATTGTGGAGAAGATCTTCATGGACACGCTGCCCTTCTGA